A stretch of DNA from Halobacteriovorax vibrionivorans:
GATAATCAGACCTTCTTGCTGCAACATTTAAAAAGTCTTGTAGTGCTGCTGCGCCACGAGCAGTAATAACACCTATTTTCTTAGGCATTGAAGGAATTGGTATTTTTGAACTCATATCAAAAAGACCTTCTGCCTGAAGCTTCTTTTTTAGTCTTTCAAATTGCTCCTGTAGATCTCCTTTTCCAGCTGGAACGATACGCTTAACAATTAACTGAAACGATCCTCTTTTTGGGTAGACCGATACTGAACCAGAAACGATAACCTTGTCTCCGGCCTTGATATTTTTAATTATCGGATTTCTCATGGCGTCCCCTCTAAAGAGGGCCATATTCATCAAAGCATTTGCATCACCTAGTGAAAAATACCAATGACCAGCACCAGAAGAACTCAAATTTGAGACCTCACCTGTGACACTAATATTTTGGTAATTAGACTCGAGATTATTTTTTATATGGGTAATTAATTGGGATACAGAAGGTACTTTATTGGTCATTCAATAATGATGTCTTGAAAGGTGCGAAGTGAGAAGACGGACAGCGTCATCCCACTTCGAATATTTCTACATCTTCTTGAATTTATTAACAGTATTTAAGAATTTAATTGCCTGAATAACCTGATAGTCCTCTGAGGCCGAATACTTTCTATCTTTGTCTTTATTCTTGATATGTTTATTAATTTCACGTGCTCTTTCAATTCTCTTTTTACGAGCAATTTTCTCACGCTTAAGTCGCGCTTTTTTCTCTTCTTCAGTCTCAACAGTAGCAGTTAGGTGGTTTCTTAAATCAACTTCACGAATTCCACCATCGTCATACATATTCTCTTCAACAAACTCACCTTCGACCTGAGAAACCATAACATCTGGTTTGATCCCAAGGGCCTGAATCTTTCTTCCCTTTGGTGTCATATATTGAGCAATAGTAAGCTTAATTCCTGCATCTTCCGTAATTTGAGAAACAGTTTGCACACTTCCTTTACCAAAAGAATTTGTTCCAACGACGATTGCACGTTTATGATCTTGAAGAGCACCTGCTACAATCTCAGAAGCTGAAGCACTTTTTCCATCAATAAGAACGGCCAGAGGACAATCCAATTCTTTATGTCCGCTCTTTTTCACATAACGTATCTCTTTATTCTTAGGGTCACGTCCTTCTGTTGAAACAACGACTCCATCATTTAAGAAAATCGAAGATAGATTTACTGCTTCATTTAAAAGTCCACCAGGGTTTGATCTAAGATCAAGAACAACACCTTTAAACTTCTTACCTAATTCCTTCTTATGCTTTTTTAATGCACGAACAACATGTCTTGCAGCATCTTTTTGGAATTGGCTTAATCGAATGACTACATAGTCTTTAACAGCATACGACTTAACAGGCTTCGTTTTAATTTTTTGTCTTTTAACATCAAAGTAACGGATATCTCTTTCACCAGCTCTAAGGATACCTAAATTAATAACAGTTCCAAGATCACCTTTCATGCGATCAACGGCTTCATCAAGAGTTATACCTATTGTCGACTCATTATTGATCTCAACAATCTTATCACCTGGCTTAAGACCAGCTTTTTCCGCAGGTGAGTCTTCAATTGGTGTCGTAATAACAAGTACACCATCTTTTTGTGTTACTTCAATTCCAAGACCACCGTATTCACCACTTGTATCTTCTTGCATCTTTTTAAATACTTCTTTATCTAAGAAAGCGGAATGCGGATCAAGTGTTTGAAACATACCCTTAAGTGCTCCATCAATGAGCTTATCGATATTAACTTTTCGATAATAATTTGTTTCAATAATATGGATAACTTTATTAAAGAGCTCTAGTTTTTCAAAACGTGAAGCTTGTGAATCCTTTTCCTTGGCAAAGGTAGGAGTAACTAAGGCACTTAGAGCAAGGGCCAAAACTATCTTCTTCATATATAAATCCTAATCTTATAATTTTATTTTATCGTTAATTAACTGTGCTGTATTTTGTGCAGTATTCTTCTTTCTAACTTCAAAGTAAACCTTACTAAGATTTCCTTTCTTGATAGAAAAACGAGTTTTAGCAAGCGTGGAACCAAGTTTAACCTTTTGTCCTTTTTTCACACTCGCAGCAAAGTCGCCAAGATAAATACTTCTAACATCTCCACCATGAGCAACCATAATGACATTACCAACATTTGCAAGAGAACCTACATACTCAATTGTTCCCTCTTTAGTAGCATAAACACCTTCGCCACTTTTTACTGTATAAGTAATCCCCTTTGATCCATTTTCAGCTGAGATATATTTCTTTAAAGGAATTGCAAAATTTGCTGCTAGAGTTGCGGCAGAAGACTTACTCGCATTCTTCGCTTTTGCAGCTTTTCTACGAGCTCTTTCTTTCTTTGCTCTTTGTTTAGCAAGATAAGACTTTTTTAACTCACCATATTCATTTTTAAGTTTTTCATGATTTTCTTTTTCAGTAAGAAAAACCTTAACTGTTGAATTCTTTTCATTTTCAAGATTTCTAAGAACTGAATAAAGCTCTCTTTCAACCTTGGCAGTCTCTGTTAAGCGTGTTCTTAGATCAAAAACTTTCTTTTTTAGTTTTGTACAATATTCTATCTTCGACTGAATCTCTTTCTTTTCTTTCTTTAAAGATTTTAAGAGTAGTTGATTTTTTAATAAATCTTCATGAGTTGAATTTTCAAGATAACTTAGGGCCACATGACGAATTGCTTTTTTAACTTTCGTCTTATCATCTTCTAACTCATATAATGATTGATTAAGATTTTTTTCTATTTCAAATATTTTATAATCAAGATCCTGTCTTGACTTCATTGCTTGCAAGTAATCTTCATTCTTTATTTGTAGCTTTTCTTCAATTGAACGAATCTTCTTTTTATAAGAATTAATCTTTTCTCGACTACTATTAACCTCTTTCTTTACAGCGTTATAATTTGTCGCTGCATTAGAGTTTAAAGCAATTGAAGATGCAATTAAAAATGAAAGGAGTACTAAGCTTTTTGCCATTCAAGTTTCCCAAGCGTATACAAAGCTGATGTTGAAATTAATAAAGCGCATATAGTTGCGACCAAGATTTCATTTGGAGCAAAGAAAGCAAATGAGATAACAATTCCAAAAAGAGTCCATATAAGAATATTTGTTAAATACATCTTTAGAGCTACGTTCTTTTTTCTTTGAAATTTCTCAATTAAATATGACACTTGCTTAAGGTCTTTTCTAATTGCAACAAATGCAACGATCCAAAAGATTGAAAGAACAACGATAGCAACCTGTAATGGTCTTCGCTTAACTTCCGTCATAACTTCCTTCCATGACTGGTGATTCGAGATTTTCTTTCTAATACCACCTAAAACGACGTTATCTTTACCTGTAAGTCTCACTAAATACTCACGTATGAGATTAGTTGAACTCTCCGATACTTTCTCATCAAGAATAAT
This window harbors:
- a CDS encoding S41 family peptidase; protein product: MKKIVLALALSALVTPTFAKEKDSQASRFEKLELFNKVIHIIETNYYRKVNIDKLIDGALKGMFQTLDPHSAFLDKEVFKKMQEDTSGEYGGLGIEVTQKDGVLVITTPIEDSPAEKAGLKPGDKIVEINNESTIGITLDEAVDRMKGDLGTVINLGILRAGERDIRYFDVKRQKIKTKPVKSYAVKDYVVIRLSQFQKDAARHVVRALKKHKKELGKKFKGVVLDLRSNPGGLLNEAVNLSSIFLNDGVVVSTEGRDPKNKEIRYVKKSGHKELDCPLAVLIDGKSASASEIVAGALQDHKRAIVVGTNSFGKGSVQTVSQITEDAGIKLTIAQYMTPKGRKIQALGIKPDVMVSQVEGEFVEENMYDDGGIREVDLRNHLTATVETEEEKKARLKREKIARKKRIERAREINKHIKNKDKDRKYSASEDYQVIQAIKFLNTVNKFKKM
- a CDS encoding murein hydrolase activator EnvC family protein, producing the protein MAKSLVLLSFLIASSIALNSNAATNYNAVKKEVNSSREKINSYKKKIRSIEEKLQIKNEDYLQAMKSRQDLDYKIFEIEKNLNQSLYELEDDKTKVKKAIRHVALSYLENSTHEDLLKNQLLLKSLKKEKKEIQSKIEYCTKLKKKVFDLRTRLTETAKVERELYSVLRNLENEKNSTVKVFLTEKENHEKLKNEYGELKKSYLAKQRAKKERARRKAAKAKNASKSSAATLAANFAIPLKKYISAENGSKGITYTVKSGEGVYATKEGTIEYVGSLANVGNVIMVAHGGDVRSIYLGDFAASVKKGQKVKLGSTLAKTRFSIKKGNLSKVYFEVRKKNTAQNTAQLINDKIKL